The stretch of DNA atttttatttttatttttattttttaaatttctatttaacttccagttagttaacatacaatgtaatattagtttcagatgtggaatttagtgattcgacATTTGCATATGTtaccggtgctcatcacaagtgtactccttaatccccaccaaCTATTTAATCCATCTccccacctacctctcctctggtaaccatctgtttgttctctatagttaagaggctgttttctggtttgcctctctcttttttcccctgtgttcatttgttttgtttcttaaattgtacatatgagtgaaataatatatttgtctttatctgactgacttatttcacttagcatgatattctCTGGTTCTATCCATGttattgaaaatggaaaaatttcagtctttttatggctgagtaatatttcaatatacatgtttatatataaatattcaatatttatattcaatatatatgtatatatataaacatgtatcccttcaaattactatttttatattccttgggGAAATATctagcagtgtaattgctggatcttagagtagttttatttttaactttttgaggaatctccagactattttccagagtagctggaCCATTggcattcccacctacagtgcaaGAAGTTTCCTCTTTCActacattcttaccaacatctgtttcctgtgttgttaattttagccattctgacaggtgtgaggtgatatttcattgtagtttttatttgtattttcctgatcatgagtgattttgagcatctttccatgtgtctgttggtcattgtaggtcttctttggaaaaatgtctattcacataatctggccatttttaaattggattattcatttttgagtgttaagttctttacatattttggattctaagcactttattagatttgtcatttgcaaatattttcccccattctataggttaccttttagttttgtcagcCGTACCCTTCACTGagtagaatgtttttattttgatatagtcccaatagtttatttttgcatttgtttccattgcctcaggaaacatatctggaaagaagttgctacagctgatgtcaaagagcttactgctGTGTTCTCCTCACAGATTTCTATGGtatcagttttatcttttaaagtggCATTCCTCTGAACCTTACCATCTCTGAGGTGGGATGCAGAAGAAGAGCACCAATTTGGGAGTAGGAAGACCTGTAGGGTTTCAGTTTGGTTCAGCCTGCTAACAGCAAGGTGACCTTATCAAGTCAGTAGGTATCTTCAAAGTGTGGCTTCTTCATCTGGCAAAATGAATGCCAGGTTGTGTGCAGAAGAGTGGAGGAGACAGGTATGGGAAATGACTTTCAAAAACTCTGTGAGTAGAATGGTTgttattaaaatagtatatagTCACCCAAAAAAttagctcttagtttcattgatcttttctaatgtttttataGTCTctggttcatttatttcttctctgatttcctctgATTCCTgctatctcctttttttctgctAACTTATATCTTAATATACTCATCATTCTTCTAGTTCTTGaagtgtaaagttaggttatttatttaagatctttctttctgggcagcccaggtggctcagcggtttagcaacgccttcagcccagggcgtgatcctggagacctggggtcgagtcccaccttgggctccctgcatgaagcctgcttctgcctctctctctctctctctctctctctctctctccaataaataaataaaatctttttaaaaaatctttcatttttataatctttcttttttcttaatgtaggcattgattactataaaattccctcttatAACTGTTTTTTCTGTATCACTTgttttgataatttgtgtttatACTATTATTTGTTTCCAGGCATGTTTTGTCTTCATCTTTGACCCACTGCTCTCCAGgagtgtattgtttaatttctacatatttggaATTGTCCAGCTTTTCTCCTGTCACTGATAcctagttttataccattgtgctcagaaaagatacttaatattcttttaactttcttaagtttgttttttaaagattttattaattattttatctatctatctatctatcctatcTATTTATATAGAGAAAGCAGGatcaggaggaggggcagaggtaggggCTCCCCACCGAGcccagagcctgatacaggactcagtcttaggaccctaggatcatgacctgaacggaaggcagacacttaaccaactgagccacccaggtgcccctcttaagTTTTCtcagacttgttttgtggcctaacatgtcaTCTATCACAGATAATGTTTCATGTGTGCTTGgggagaatgtgtattctgctgcagttggatagaatgttctgtatttgTCTAAGTTTGTTTGGTCTAAAATGTAGTTCAAGTCCAATTTTTCCTCATTGCCTTTATGCCTGGATAATGTATCTATCTTTAAAAGTGGGTAGGGAATTTCCTTACTATCATTGTATTGctgtctcttttttctgtttgttaatCTTTGCTGAATATATTTAGATGTTCCAATATTGGGCACATATATACTTATAACCATTATATCTTGTTTATAAACTGACCCCTTTATCCTTATATGATAACCTTATTTGTCTCTTGTAACAGTTTTTGACTTATAGGATATTtcaagtgtatgtgtgtgtgtgtatgtgtataatgaacatatatgtaatatatgttatatgcattgaatatacacacagagacacatagaCATACTCAGGGTGGTAAAATGAACCATTTACTTAGGGGCTAAAAGGAAACATTGATATTATAGGTGTTTTAGTgcatttttggaattttataattatgtactcagaccattattttataaatcaataaaaatggaaagcacATCATTTTTTGAATATCAGATCTCTTAGAGTCCACATCAGGAGGAAGACATTTAACTTTGATACACttattgttttatagtttcactCCTGCTTAAACAGCTGATCAATGTAAAATAACCTCAAAAGTCCCAAAGGACCTTTACTTCAGAGCCCTCTGAGACATCAACTATAGAGATCCAATCAGATGCAGACACTCAAATCTGGAGAATCCTCAAAGGGCACAGCAATACTATGTAGAGGCGGAAACTGGTTGTTATAGAACACTGACATGCTCAGGAGTCTCAGTCATGTCTATGAATCTGGTCTTTGCTGATACTGAGGTGAGTTTGGGTGATTCCCAAAGACTTACATTTtcccaaaatataaaacttataatCCAAGACATATCACTGTTTGAAATGTGGTTGATTGTAGGCTCAGTATTTCTTCTTGACTCCAACCAGAATAAATGACCATTTACTTAGAGGCTAAGAGGAAAAACAGCATACCCCTactcatgaaataaatttaaaactaccTCAGAATTCATTCGATAAAAAAGTTTCAACAATAATGGGCTCCAAtgggaggaaaacaaaagcttttgCCTTTATAGATATCTGTACTCAGAACTACTTCTGGTGGAAATGGTCTTTGCAAGCAAATGGAAAGTAAGAATAGACTTGAATCCTAGAAGGCATTGAGAGGAATTTCTGAAAAAAGGATTTACTATGGAAAGCTTCTTGTACAACCCCCCTACCAGGTGCCATACAGTGTTTATGTGAACAAGTCCAGAAATAGGAATCCAGCTATCTCACAGATTCTCTCTTACAGGAAGATTTCCTCTGCAAAGATACCTCCCTTGACTAGAGACTGGTTTTCTGTaactttatacatttatacatttattctttctcttccctaagACACTGTTAAGAACAAGTTTTCTCCTCTTCCTATATCATAATGAACTGTGTAAGCTAGTTAGGCCCAGAAACTTTTCCTCAGGATTATGCCCAGAAACTATTCCTCAGGATTAGGATCACTAATTTAGGACAATGGATAGATATTAATTAAACATATGACTTCAAAGTCAAACCAACTTAAATCTTGGCTCTATCAGTTTTCAGTGTTGTCAAATTACACATTCTATTGAGTTATTGTGCACTTACCttcacttatatataaaatatatccacacatttccccaaatgaatgagaacatataatgtttgtccttctccgactggcttacttcactcagcataataccctccagttccatccacgttgaagcaaatggtgggtatttgtcatttctaatagctgagtaatattccattgtatacataaaccacagcttctttatccattcatctttcgttgaacaccgaggctccttccacagtttggctatcgtggccattgctgctataaacatcggggtgcaggtgtcccggcgtttcattgcatttgtatctttggggtaaatccccaacagtgcaattgctgggtcgtagggcaggtatatttttaactgtttgaggaacctccacacagttttccagtgaacaccaataaaaaataaattaaaaaaaaaactacatatatcCATGGCATTATTATAGGTTTGAATACAAGAGTCAACCCTGCTGAAATAATAAGTCCATTAGTGGAGCagatgttgtttgtttttttcactaaTGTATCCCCAAAACTAGAATGATACTTGGCAtgtatatcaatcaataaatacctgttaagtgaataatatgtattttagCATATAATCTGACaattattatctattattataaTAGATCACATATACTGATTACTTACTAAATGCCAGGCAACACTTAAAGGATTAGCTCTCATTTAACCATTCTAATACCTCTAGAGTCTATACTATTATCacctttactttaaaaatgatgaaaattgtaCAAAGCTTTGAGATTTGTTCAAGACCATCCAGATAGTTAGTGTTGGAAGCTCATGGAGCCCCAGGGTCTATTTTTCCATAAGCAACCATAGAATAAGACTCTGCTCTCACATTATCAGATGGCAGACATGTATACatctaattttcttcctttttatgtcttgagtttaaaaatagaattgaatattCTATTCTAGAATAGAATACTCAATAGAATTTACTCAATAGAAGAATTCACATGCATCTTGGGGAATCATCTGAGAGGGATGGTATAGACAGAAATCTTTTCCTGACAGGGAAAAAGAGCTGGTGCTGTTTGATTATTTATGCTCAATGATTATGGAGTAATTGTTGAGTTATATGGTGTTGATGCTTAGAAGAGCCTGAGAATTTTCCATgacataattcattttaatttataagcCAGTTATGCAGAATGAAATATTCTTCCTCCTTTGTTATCTTAATATCTTGGTCTTTTAATCTTGTGGCTGTAGTGTTCCCTTAGAAGGAAGTAGGCATCAGTAGTGACCTCCTATGGATACCATTCTCCTTGAAGAGGTTCCAATGGCCACATGCTTAGTTACCTAGAGTTACCAGGAGACTTGCAAGGATATAGCTAGAATAGATGTCCCTGGATATCATTCAAATGACAatagatatttatcatttttctgcctaaaatacaaatttgagaTATGAGAATATATTTGCTTGTCTTGAAGGCTGTACtaacaagtattttctttctaaagttcGATTCTCAATCATCCAATATAACTAAGGTTTTCAAAATCTAATACTACCTTCACACCCTAAGTGCACCGTGACACTTGAACTACAGCAGGGCTCAACAGCTCCATTTgaatttatgtatattaaataaaataaatttgatcaCATAGGATGCCTTATACAGAGGTgagaatagtaataatagtagtaTTATTGCTAATATTCATTGAGCATTCACTATATACTATGAACAGTTTTAGcacattatataaatgtatgataGAATAATTCCAACAACTTTCTGGGGTTGGCACAATTATTGTCCTCATCTGAGATTTAGAAAACTGAGGCACTAAAATGACTAAACAATTTGTCCATGTCACATGCAATGTTAAGAACCAAAAGCAGAATCTTATGATACATATGACTGTAGAGGAACTTactacttttcattaaaaaaaaagtgttgtacTCAGTTTCCAAGCCCCCTACTCacttttgagttattttcttatcCAGGAAATCACcacttttaaagaatataaaatgcctACCTCCTATCAGCCATTATGTGTGGGGAAAACAGCTCCAGCCTGGCCCCAGGATTCTTTGTCTTGAATGGTATCCCTGGGCTGGAAGCTGCACACACCTGGATCGCCCTGCCATTCTGCTTCATGTACATCACCGCTGTCCTGGGGAACTGTGGGCTCATCTACCTCATCAGCCATGAGGAGGCCCTGCATCGGCCCATGTACTACTTCCTGGCCCTGCTCTCCTTCACAGATGTCACCCTGTGCACCACCACGGTACCCAATATGCTGTGCATATTCTGGTTCAACCTCAAGGAGATTCACTTTaatgcctgcctggctcagatGTTTTTTGTCCATATGCTGACTGGGATGGAGTCTGGGGTGCTCATGCTCATGGCCCTGGACCGCTACGTGGCCATCTGCCACCCCTTACGTTATTCCACCATCCTCACCAACCTTGTCATCACCAAGGCAGGTCTTGCCACGTTCCTGAGGGGTGTGCTGCTCATCCTCCCATTCACATTCCTCACCAAGCGTCTGCCCTATTGCCGAAGCAACTTTATTCCCCATACCTACTGTGACCACATGTCTGTGGCCAAGGTGTCCTGTGGCAATTTCAAGGTCAATGCTATCTATGGCTTAATGGTTGCTCTCCTTATTGGTGTGTTTGATATATGCTGTATTTCTGTGTCTTACACTATGATATTGAGGGCAGTAGTGAGCCTGTCATCTGCAGATGCTCGTCACAAAG from Canis lupus dingo isolate Sandy chromosome 21, ASM325472v2, whole genome shotgun sequence encodes:
- the LOC112667915 gene encoding olfactory receptor 52N2; the protein is MCGENSSSLAPGFFVLNGIPGLEAAHTWIALPFCFMYITAVLGNCGLIYLISHEEALHRPMYYFLALLSFTDVTLCTTTVPNMLCIFWFNLKEIHFNACLAQMFFVHMLTGMESGVLMLMALDRYVAICHPLRYSTILTNLVITKAGLATFLRGVLLILPFTFLTKRLPYCRSNFIPHTYCDHMSVAKVSCGNFKVNAIYGLMVALLIGVFDICCISVSYTMILRAVVSLSSADARHKAFSTCTSHICAIVITYVPAFFTFFAHRFGGHNIPHHIHIIVANIYLLLPPTMNPIVYGVKTKQIREGVIKFLVGDRLSLPKTNKS